The nucleotide sequence taaggtGGTGTTCCTTTAGGTTCTCCTACACCATTCTCTTCTCTGGGAACACCAACAGAGcatattcttatattcttatttttcttgctattaaaatggcaaaaaagTAGTATGATCAGAAGTAGTTATCTCATACAAGATAATATTACTcaacttccttcacctcctatcCATCACTAATATCATTAAAGTAAGGCATTACACTCCATGTCTCACTAGTACATCAGTTATACAAAATTTAAGAGCATATTTAGACTGCATTAAAAAAGACTTAAATGTTCTGGTAAATatcaattttctctttccctatcCACAGTAAAATGGCAGACCTGGTGAAAATCCAGGGTTTTAAGTGAAATGAGTACAAGTCTGTCAAACTGggcttcctaacctaacttagcctataATTTCATGAACTTAATCTAATTTCATGAACTCTGTATAACATCATTGGTCCAGgtggttattattgttttatcagtgtctgtgtaagaaaaaaagaaaaaaaaaaaaaaaaaaaaaaaatatatatatatatatatatatatatatatatatatatatatatatatatatatatatatatatatatataattatcatcTTACTTATAGCATATCAAGTAGAAGGGTTAGTAAAATAGGAATTATTCATGGAATTGTTTAAATGCACATTCAAGCACCATGACCTGGATTCCAATACCAATGATTAAAACGTATATTGCTTCATCCCCCTACAAGTCAGCACCCAGATTGGCGAATTATTAGGTAAAACTAAAACAACATCCAAAACATGACGATAATTggtatacaaaaataaaaataaaaataaaaataaaaataaatacataaataaatcaatgtTATGGTGGAAAGAGTCGCTTCTATTATGCTAATTTTGATTTGACAAACTAAGAGTTCATTAGGTCTGATAAAATCACAAAACAGTACAGTAGTTTACAGCACCAAACACTGAACTTTACTCCCATTATGAGAACAACCAGCGCTGGCCGTAGCCGAGCTGGGCAAAGGACTAAACTTTAGCTTGTTTCTTATAGCTACCTTCAGTGTGTGAGTACCTTCCTAAAAACAATTCTTATTTGTTCCCAGCGtccactcactccctcttgTTTCTTCGTCCAGGTAACACAAACATGCAGTCAGGGGCCCCTTATCACACGGTACCCACCTcgccagcagccagccagccaacagcCAGCATGAGCAGTCAGCAGTCAACAAGCACCACCAGCAACctcagtgttgtggtggtgatggtggtggtgtctgccTTCCCATCGGCTCACGCTGCGAATGGGCTCTGCATATTCTcattttgttattatatataaatatatatatatatatatatatatatatatatatatatatatatatatatatatatatatatatatatatatatatatatatatatatatatatatatatatatatatgtgtgtgtgtgtgtgtgtgtgtgtgtgtgtgtgtgtgtgtgtgtgtgtgtgtgtgacctcactgaacgtttccctttgtgtctcacaacacaagggggcagtcacagcctgccctctaaagacaactctcttcttccacacaaaactataagcacctaataacacacacacccttcactcaaaaattttaaaatcatcatggcgactcctacaccagcctcggagtccccatctggggaggggaacataaatgtctccaggtcggactgcctttctgtcgacgaccataagtgtcttgacatcccccctcaactttttcttcattaacttctgcaacattcgcggtctaagatctaattttcaatctgtagaacaccacctctcctcttctaaacctcatcttcttttcctcactgaaactcaggtgtctgaggcaactgacagtaaccccttttctgttccctcctactttctctatcctcaatttcgatccaaagctggatgctgcgtttatgtgcgcaatgacttaacctgctctcgtgcccacgctcttgaatcttccgagttttccaccatctggctacgactacagagtcactctcatactaaatttatctgtgctgtatacctctcacctaactcctctgactataagaaattctttgactacttaacttccaaagtggagcacattctgaccctcttcccttttgcagagatctccattcttggagacttcaatgttcaccaccagctttggctttcatctcccttcactgaccatcctggtgaactagcctacaactttgctatcctccatgacctagagcaattggtgcaacaccctactcgtattcctgaccgtcttggagatacgcccaacattcttgaccttttcctgacctctaatccttctgcttatgctgtcaccctttcttctccgttgggctcctccgatcacaatctcatatctttatcttgtcctatcactccaatccctcctcaggatcccccttagcgaaggtgcctctggcgttttgcctctgctagttggagggacctgaggaggtattttgctgattttccttggaatgactactgcttccgtgtcagagacccgtctttgtgtgctgggcgcataacagaggtgatagtgtctggcatggaggcgtacattcctcactctttttctcgtcctaaaccttctaaaccttggtttaacacagcttgttctcgtgctacacatgatagagaggtggcccacaaaagatacttaagccttccatcaccagaatctcatgcactttatatttctgcccggaatcatgccaagtctgttctccaactagccaaaaactccttcattaacagagcatgtcaaaacctttcaagatctaactcccctcgtgatttctggcatctagccaaaaatatctccaataactttgcttcttcttctttccctcctctatttcaaccagatggcaccactgctatcacatctatttctaaagctgaactctttgctcaaacctttgctaaaaactctaccttggacgattctgggcttgttcctccctctcctccaccctctgactacctcatgccacctattaaaattcttcgcaatgatgttttccatgccctcgctggcctaaaccctcggaaggcttatggacctgatggggtccctcctattgttctccgaaactgtgcctccgtgcttgcaccttgcctagtcaaactctttcagctctgtctgtcaacatctacctttccttcttgctggaagtttgcctacattcaacctgttcctaaaaagggtgaccgctctaatccctcaaactaccgtcctattgctttaatttcctgcctatctaaagtttttgaatctatcctcaacaggaagattcttaaacatctatcacttcacaaccttctacctgatcgccagaatgggttccgtcaaggccgctctactggtgatcttctggctttccttactgagtcttggtcatcctcttttagagattttggtgaaacttttgctgttgccttggacatatcaaaagccttcgatagagtctggcacaaagctttgatttccaaactaccctcctacggtttctatccttctctctgtaacttcatctcaagtttcctttctgaccgttctattgctgctgtggtagacggtcactgttcttctcctaaatctattaacagtggtgttcctcagggttctgtcctgtcacccacttagtatgagagtgactctgtagtcgtagccagatggtggaaaactcggaagattcaagagcgtgggcacgagaggaggttaagtcattgcgcacataaacgcagcatccagctttggatcgaaaatgaggatagagaaagtaggagggaacagaaaaggggctgctgtcagttgcctcagacacctgagtttcggtgaggaaaagaagatgaggtttagaagaggagaggtggtgttctacagattgaaaattagatcttagaccgcgaatgttgcagatctaagatctaattttcaatctggcacaaagctttgatttccaaactaccctcctacggtttctatccttctctctgtaacttcatctcaagtttcctttctgaccgttctattgctgctgtggtagacagtcactgttcttctcctacatctattaacagtggtgttcctcagggttctgtcctgtcacccactctcttcttattattcattaatgatcttacaaaccaaacttcttgtcctatccactcctacgctgatgataccaccctgcacttttccacgtcttttcataaacgtccaacccttcaggaggtaaacatatcacgcagggaagccacagaacgcctgacttctgatctaaaatttctgattggggcagagcaaacttggtattgttcaatgcctcaaaaactcaattcctccatctatcaactcgacacaaccttccagacaactatcccctcttcttcaatgacactcaactgtccccctcttctacactgaacatcctcgttctgtcctttacttataatctgaactggaaacttcaaatctcatctctagctaaaacagcttctatgaagttaggtgttctgagacgtctccgccagtttttctcactcccccagctgctaactctgtacaagggccttatctgtccatgtatggagtatgcttcacatgtctgggggggttccactcatactgctcttctagacagggtggaatcaaaagcttttcgtctcatcgactcctctcctctaactgactgtcttcagcctcactctcaccgccgcaatgttgcatatctagctgtcttttaccgctattttcatgccaactgctcttctgatcttgctaactgcatgcctcccctccttccgcggcctcgctgcacaagactttcttctttctctcacccctattctgtccacctctctaacgcaagagttaaccagtattctcaatcattcatccctttttctggtaaactctggaattccctgcctgcttctgtatttccaccttcctatgacttgaattccttcaagagggaggtttcaagacacttattcatcaatttttgaccactgttttgacccttttatgggactggcatttcagtgggcatatgtttttattggatttttgttgcccttgcccagtgtccttcctacataagataaaaaaaaaaaaaaaaaaaaatatatatatatatatatatatatatatatatatatatatatatatatatatatatatatatatatatatatatatatatatatatatatatatatatatatatatatatatatatatatatatatatatatatatatatatatatatatatatatatatatatatatatatatatatatatatatatatatatatatatatatatatatatatatatatatacatatatatatataagaaagattattgctttgtatgcattgcTTAAAATCTTCATTATCGTTGTTTTTAGCTTATTGAAGCCGTCAGCATGAAAAAAGTACCATATCCTGAAATACAATTGCCATATCCATCTAAATTCATAATTCCTCCAAGGGGATGGCAGCGACATTTCTCATGTAGAGTATCTGAAGTCTGAACCCACCAAATAACTAGAGCATGAACTTGAAAAAGTGTTTCAAGTCACTATCGCTAATTGTCTAGTATAGGAAAACAACTAAGtaatgcagcaaaaaaaaataaaaataaaaataaataaataaataaaataaataaataataataataataataataataataataataataataataataataataataataataataaatacagaaaaaaatatatttgttgAGTGTGCGACCTAAATCAACATTTGGGGTTCATGACCAGTGAAGGAGATCATGATTCTGATTAGCAATACATTGTGGAAATATACGTGAAGTGATTCCAGCGTAATAACGAAAACTTCGGTGCCATATTTCGATTGGTTTTCACAAATACTGGTGATGCTTCAGTACAGATTCTGCATGATAATCAATGGAAAAACAATAATCAGAATTCGACTAAGTACATTTTTGGTATCTGAAAACAGTCCGAACGAGGTCCCTATATGCTTCGCAATACGTAAGACTTTGTAGGTAAACATCATTGCGCTTGTCGGCTGTCTCATCTTGGCAGCCGAGGCGGCGTGTTTCTTGCGCCGCGATTGGCTGCAGACCTGTGACACCAGCGCTACCAGCCAATCAGGAGAGCCTGCTGACGGAGTGTTTACCTCGGAGCCACATGGTCGTGATCAGAGGCTGTGGTCTGATGTGTGCCGTAACACGTGTCTCATAAGGTGTTAGAGGTGAAGTGAATGAATTGCTATACTCAGGGTGCGTCAGAGAGCAGAACGGCAGGGCGAGGGCGGCTCAGCGCGGCAAGGTGGGTTATGGCGCGGcaaagtgtggtggtggttgggaggCATGTGCTGAGTCGCAGGTCAACCACTCCGAATATTACTTATACTCAGTGTATCAGTGTATTCAACGTATTTCACTTCACAGAGTTGCGGCAAGGTGGATTGTGGTGATCGTGCTGAGTCTGTGATACTTAAAGAATTTTAGTTTTGAAAATTGAGTTTTCCATATTCTTGAATCCttcaataatattattattttttgttttagatttttctAAAGCCAGActcagtttgttttcttataagTGTATAAAGCTGGTATGGATTTtattgttcagtttttttttgtttttttttaatgatacatTTCCTACCTAGCCattattcattacatatatGAATATGCATGTGCTAGTGTTTGACTCCCACTGTCAGGGATGAGTCAGTGAGTGCTTTCAAGAAATTTTCTCTCAATATGCAAGTCTTTCTTGTCTGTCTAGGAACAAGGATTATTTCTGTACTACCTACCAACAGATGCagctttttgttgtgtttgagcaTGCCTCCGGCTATGGGCTGTTCAGTGTGCGGGAGTTTGAGGAGGTGGGAGCTTTCTTGCCACAAGTAGAGGAAGCAGTGACACAAGCTGCAAAGTTCCAGCAGGTCGTGAAATTGGTGGGCTACCGAGCCTTCACCTCTGCAGCCCAGGCACTTGAGAACATTAATGCTGTGTCTGAgggtgagttgttgttgttggtaccAACAGTTGTCATGACTGATCATAGAATGGatattctccctctctatcttttctctctctgctttagtGCTTtgtaataaaatatgaaaataaattaagactAAGAACATGTCTCTCTTCTCAGGGCTGCTGACAGAGGAGCTGAAGGCTTTCCTGGAGACCAACCTCCccaaaaagaagagcaaagtGCAGCTGGGTGTATGTGACTCCAAACTGGGAGCTGCCATTAATGAAGCGCTCGGTGTGGGTGTCACTCATGTTGGCGTGGTGCCTGAGGTGAGCTCCTCtggatgttttatgtttgtcagctactttttcctttgttgtgttgtttgatAAAAGGTGAGGAATTCTTACAGTTGTCACAAGGAAGaataacttttccttccctggAATTTCCCCCAGATTATCCGAGGCATTCGCACACACCTCTCTCATTTTGTGAAGGGGCTCAGCCTTGCCTCCATGAAGCAGACAGAGCTTGGCCTAGGTCACTCCTACTCCCGTGGCAAGGTCAAGTTTAACATCAACCGTGCTGACAACATGATCATCCAGAGCATTTCTCTCATTGACCAGCTGGACAAGGACATCAACACCTTTGCCATGAGGATTAAGTAGGTTGTGCTTAGTTTGATGAATATTAAGTTGTTGTAGTTTTCATTGTCTGTAAAGGCAGACTGTTTTAAAAGCAGATTGTATTTTCTTGGTTAACATtcatttcatttgtattttcatgtttaaCATTAATTTCATTCGTACTTTTATAAGTAACATTCATTTTATTAGTTGAGTTTGGAAAATAGAGATAATTAATGGGTATTTTACTGACTGTAGGAACTAATATTTCTTCCTAATTTCAGGGAATGGTACTCTTACCATTTTCCAGAGCTAGCCAAAGTGGTGACAGACAATTACCAGTACAGTAAGTGTGCACACTTCATCAAGGACCGCAAAACTTTGAGTGAGGAGTCTTTGCCCAAGCTTGAGGAGATCACCATGGACTCAGCCATGGCACAGGCCATCCTGGATGCAGCAAGGATGTCCATGGGAATGGACATCTCTACCATTGATCTCATGAACATAGAGAGATTTGCCAAGCGTGTCTCCAGCCTCTCTGAGTACCGCAAACAGCTGGCACAGTAcctaaagaaaaagatggactTTGTGGCTCCCAACCTGGCTGTCCTGAttggggaggtggtgggggCTCGCCTTATCTCTCATGCTGGTTCCCTTACTAACTTGGCCAAGTACCCAGCCTCCACCGTGCAGATCCTTGGGGCAGAGAAGGCCCTTTTCCGTGCCATTAAGACACgcacaaacaccccaaaatatgGCCTTATCTACCATTCCACATTTATTGGGCGAGCTGATTTGGCTAATAAAGGCCGTATCTCCAGGTACCTGGCTAACAAATGCTCCATGGCTTCCCGCATTGACTGTTTCTCAGGTTTGTTGCTTGATGACCTcttatattcacacacacacacacacacacacacacacatctcaataAGTCTTGTGACTTCTGAAAGAGCTCAGGTGACATTGCCATCATCATTTCCAATATCATTACTAAATGTATAAATAGTTTAACTCTTGAACAGTGTATATTATCCATATTCTTCAGCACTGTGTACTTTCAGTATGAGTACTACTATATAGCATCGCCCTCTCGCCCCTAGAGAGCCTGTCTTCGGTGTTTGGGGAGCATCTTCGGGAGCAGGTAGAGGAGAGACTTGCATTCTACGAGACTGGGGGTGTTCCCCGCAAGAATGCTGAGGTTATGAAGGCAGCCCTGGAGGAACACAATgcaaagatggaagaaaagaaaaccaagaagaggaagctgGATGAATTAATCAATGGTATGCCACAAAACATTGTCATAAAAATGAGCAATGTACAGATGGCTCCAGACTTCATGAAAGTGacattcatcttttttcatgGTAGCTGTTATTGGCTAGAGCTGCCTTGGAGGACCTTTggcttgtcttcttcctcttcccttccacatTCCCCATTGTGTCCCTTTTTCACACCCCATGCTTCTCATACCTTTTCTAcatccctattctctctctctctctctctctctctctctctctctctctctctctctctctctctctctctctctctctctctctctctctctctctctcaggcagttAAATTTATttcatagaaaataaaaagatgaaaaccaTAACATCTATGGATATTTTCTAATGACAGTCCAGTTGCTAAACAAAGGTTTAGGGTATAATGTAGTCTAAGTTGTCAAACTCAAGATATAAGAGGACAGCATTTTCCAGCTCTTATTTTCTtcgccttgttctctctctctctctctctctctctctctctctctctctctctctctctctctctctctctctctctctctctctctctctctctctctctctctctctctctctctctctctctctctctctctctccagaagctAATCCTTAGATCCATGGGAATAAGGACCTCTTACCacccaccacctgcaccacacatggtgtgtgtgtgtgtatatattgagTTTAAGACAAAAGACACACTCAATAATTGTAATGATTTAAAGACATTATTTATATGGGactaacaaaaataatttaCATGGGACTAAGTGTGACATTACCTTCCCTTGACCTCTCCTGTTCTGTAATTTATATGTGACTAAGTGTGATATTAGCTTCCCTTGACCTCTCCTATTCTGCCTACCAGTCTGTCTGTTGTGTATGAAATATCTCTGCCTGAGTGATTAATAatctccaatatatatatatatatatatatatatatatatatatatatatatatatatatatatatatatatatatatatatatatatatatatatatacacacgagATGAATAAGGATACACCagacttctttatttattgcaaTGTTTCACCTTTACAAAAGGCATCATCAAGTTCATGCGCTCTCGCAATTGGTGTGGTGAGGATGAAatattcttattctctctctctctctctctctctctctctctctctctctctctctctctctctctctctctctctctctctctctctctctctctctctctctctctctctctctttatatatatatatatatatatatatatatatatatatatatatatatatatatatatatatatatatatatatatatacatatatatatatatatatatatatatatatatatatatatatatatatatatatatatatatatatatatatatatatatatatatatatatatatatatatatatatacatacatgtacaaGAGAAATAATGAGGGTAGGATGGGGAGGGAAATGCGAAGTTGGGTCAAAGAAGGGGGTATGGCCTAACTGATGTGTCAGGGACTTTTGGCCAATGATATTTACCTGTTGAAAATTTGATTTGACACGTTGCGTTGTCAAGAAATAAAGATTGGAAAGCTGCTTCATCAAGTGTGGAGACATCTGTACATGTGGAACAGGAATAGCCATGTTTATCTAGGTTGATGTGAATGATGAGCCAGTGTCTTAATGAAAACTATTATATTTCCATAGGTGGTGAAGAAATGACTGAGGtaccaaaaaagaagaagaagaaaaaagttgctGCTGagatagcagcaacagcagtggcTGAGACAGAGGTTAATGAGGAAACTACTCAGGCAAGTAGTTTTTCGTCAAAGTTCTGATGTATAGTAATAATTGTTAGAGAATAATggcacttatttttttccagatggACCTTTGAGTGTGAATGATGGGTGTATGAATGCATGGTGCATTGTTTAGGCCATCCCATACGTGtgtgctggcctggtatatagatagatctTTTCCAGTTTTGCTGATCATTCCCATTGTTTAATAAGTAGAAACTGTATAAGATATGGCATTATTAACATAATGTTCTTACTTATAGAATCAGGAGGGTtcagtaaaaaagaagaagcagcagctcCACCAAGTGCTGGATTCAGAGAACCTGAATGGAGAGAAGATGGTGGCAGCAGAGGTGGTTGCAGAGTCtcccaaaaaaaagaagaaaaagaagaagcaacaagAACAGGAGGGGAATGCATTGGAAGTTATCAATGGTGGAGTTGGTGAGGTTATTGCACCTGAGGAAAtcccaaaaataaagaaaaagaagaagcatgCAGAAAGTGCCATACAGGAAGAAATTAACCCAGAAACAGAAGTAGTGGTatctaaaaagaagaaaaagaagcaatcTCTGGAAGGAATCTGATGGAAAGCAATAAATTTTCTGTAATTATTGTTCAAAGTTTACCTATAGTTCCTTGTTAGTATTTCATTACCAGCATTTACATTTTGTTAGTTTCTTTAATTGTCTTACTATTTTCCATCTCGACTTCTGTAAATTTTGAAATATTAGAGAGATGTTGAGATAATAGATGTCATCCAATGATCTACATATTTCATGCAGCTCGGATCTAGACAGGGACACTAAAGGATCCT is from Scylla paramamosain isolate STU-SP2022 chromosome 9, ASM3559412v1, whole genome shotgun sequence and encodes:
- the LOC135103884 gene encoding nucleolar protein 56-like, whose amino-acid sequence is MQLFVVFEHASGYGLFSVREFEEVGAFLPQVEEAVTQAAKFQQVVKLVGYRAFTSAAQALENINAVSEGLLTEELKAFLETNLPKKKSKVQLGVCDSKLGAAINEALGVGVTHVGVVPEIIRGIRTHLSHFVKGLSLASMKQTELGLGHSYSRGKVKFNINRADNMIIQSISLIDQLDKDINTFAMRIKEWYSYHFPELAKVVTDNYQYSKCAHFIKDRKTLSEESLPKLEEITMDSAMAQAILDAARMSMGMDISTIDLMNIERFAKRVSSLSEYRKQLAQYLKKKMDFVAPNLAVLIGEVVGARLISHAGSLTNLAKYPASTVQILGAEKALFRAIKTRTNTPKYGLIYHSTFIGRADLANKGRISRYLANKCSMASRIDCFSESLSSVFGEHLREQVEERLAFYETGGVPRKNAEVMKAALEEHNAKMEEKKTKKRKLDELINGGEEMTEVPKKKKKKKVAAEIAATAVAETEVNEETTQNQEGSVKKKKQQLHQVLDSENLNGEKMVAAEVVAESPKKKKKKKKQQEQEGNALEVINGGVGEVIAPEEIPKIKKKKKHAESAIQEEINPETEVVVSKKKKKKQSLEGI